A stretch of Chitinophaga caeni DNA encodes these proteins:
- the tsaD gene encoding tRNA (adenosine(37)-N6)-threonylcarbamoyltransferase complex transferase subunit TsaD, whose amino-acid sequence MSINILAIESSCDETSAAVISGGKILSNIIANQTVHEQYGGVVPELASRAHQENIVPVVEAALQKSGLQKSDLQAIAFTQSPGLIGSLLVGACFAKAMALALDIPLIGVHHMQAHVLANFIEDPKPRFPFLCLTVSGGHTQIVRVDGPLQMTVIGETLDDAAGEAFDKSAKILGLPYPGGPLIDKYAKEGDPKRFKFPEPQIPGLNFSFSGLKTAILYFTQQQEQEQPGFLAANMPDICASIQDRIVTILMNKLVKASKETGIKDIAIAGGVSANSGLRNALTHYGEKYGWSTFIPKFEYCTDNAAMIAMTAHYKYIAGEFVGWDAIPSARAVFG is encoded by the coding sequence ATGTCAATTAATATACTAGCAATAGAATCCTCTTGCGATGAAACGAGCGCCGCGGTAATCTCGGGGGGCAAGATTTTATCGAACATCATCGCCAACCAGACCGTGCACGAGCAATACGGGGGCGTGGTGCCGGAATTGGCATCGCGGGCGCACCAGGAAAATATCGTTCCCGTGGTGGAAGCAGCCCTACAAAAATCCGGGTTGCAGAAGTCTGATTTGCAGGCCATTGCCTTTACACAATCGCCGGGATTAATAGGTTCATTATTGGTAGGCGCCTGCTTCGCGAAAGCGATGGCCCTGGCCCTGGATATACCCTTAATCGGGGTACACCATATGCAAGCACACGTTTTGGCAAATTTCATCGAAGATCCGAAACCCCGTTTCCCATTCTTATGCTTAACCGTTTCCGGTGGACATACACAGATTGTCCGCGTCGACGGCCCGTTGCAGATGACAGTCATCGGTGAAACGCTCGATGATGCTGCGGGGGAGGCATTTGATAAATCAGCGAAGATTTTAGGCTTACCGTATCCGGGTGGACCATTAATTGATAAATATGCGAAAGAAGGAGATCCAAAACGCTTCAAGTTCCCCGAACCTCAAATTCCGGGCTTGAATTTTAGCTTCAGCGGACTGAAAACCGCGATCCTTTATTTTACGCAGCAACAAGAACAGGAGCAACCGGGCTTCCTAGCGGCTAATATGCCGGATATCTGCGCTTCTATTCAAGACAGGATCGTGACTATCCTGATGAATAAACTGGTGAAGGCCAGCAAGGAAACCGGCATCAAGGATATCGCTATCGCCGGGGGAGTAAGCGCTAATTCGGGCTTACGTAACGCGTTGACCCATTACGGTGAAAAATACGGTTGGAGCACTTTTATCCCTAAATTTGAATATTGTACAGATAATGCTGCCATGATCGCCATGACAGCACATTATAAATATATTGCAGGAGAGTTCGTGGGCTGGGATGCCATTCCAAGTGCCAGGGCTGTATTTGGTTAA
- a CDS encoding peptide chain release factor 3 has translation MKYANEINKRKSFAIIAHPDAGKTTLTEKFLLFGGAIQTAGAVKSNKIKKHTTSDFMEIERQRGISVATSVMSFDYRDTIVNLLDTPGHKDFAEDTYRTLTAVDSVVLVIDCVKGVEEQTERLMEVCRMRDTPVIIFVNKMDRDGKMPFDLLDELEEKLSIRVRPLSWPINMGKDFRGVYNLYNKSYVSFSPNKKATDDDIVPLKDLSSSFVDENFNEKDADQLRSDVELIEGVYDPFEKEPYLEGKLAPVFFGSAVNNFGVKDLLDTFVEIAPLPKPRPASTRDIDPYEDKFTGFIFKIHANLDPRHRDRIAFLRICSGKFERNKFYHHVRLDKDMRFSNPYTFMAREKNIVDDAYPGDVVGLFDTGNFKIGDTLTEGEELFFTGIPSFSPELFKELVNKDPMKTKQLEKGIRQLTDEGVAQLFTQHNGNRKIIGCVGDLQFEVIQYRLLQEYGAACQFNTLPFYKACWITGDKQKIEDFIRFKGQNIVEDKDGHLVYLAQSEWYLNTERSNNPDIEFHFSSEIHK, from the coding sequence ATGAAGTACGCTAACGAGATCAATAAACGTAAATCCTTTGCCATCATCGCCCACCCGGATGCGGGTAAAACCACGCTCACGGAGAAATTCCTCCTGTTTGGCGGCGCGATTCAAACGGCGGGGGCGGTAAAGAGCAACAAGATTAAGAAACATACAACATCGGATTTCATGGAGATCGAACGCCAAAGAGGTATCTCTGTTGCCACTTCCGTAATGAGTTTCGATTACCGCGACACGATCGTGAATTTGCTAGATACCCCCGGTCACAAGGACTTTGCCGAGGATACTTACCGCACCTTAACCGCGGTAGACTCCGTTGTATTGGTGATCGACTGCGTAAAAGGCGTGGAAGAACAGACCGAGCGCTTGATGGAAGTGTGCCGCATGCGCGACACGCCCGTAATCATCTTCGTCAACAAGATGGATCGCGATGGTAAGATGCCTTTCGATTTGTTAGATGAGTTGGAAGAAAAATTGTCCATCAGGGTAAGACCCTTAAGTTGGCCGATCAATATGGGTAAGGACTTTAGAGGTGTATATAATTTGTATAACAAAAGTTACGTTTCCTTCTCCCCCAATAAAAAAGCTACGGACGATGACATCGTTCCGCTGAAAGATTTAAGCAGCAGTTTCGTTGATGAGAATTTCAATGAAAAAGATGCGGATCAATTGAGAAGCGATGTAGAATTGATTGAAGGGGTGTACGATCCTTTTGAAAAAGAACCTTACCTGGAGGGTAAATTGGCTCCCGTTTTCTTCGGTAGCGCCGTGAACAACTTCGGTGTAAAAGACCTGTTAGACACTTTCGTGGAAATCGCTCCCCTACCTAAACCACGCCCTGCCAGCACAAGGGATATTGATCCTTATGAAGATAAATTCACCGGGTTCATTTTCAAGATTCACGCGAACCTCGATCCCCGTCACCGTGACAGGATTGCATTCCTGCGGATCTGTTCCGGGAAATTTGAGCGTAATAAATTTTACCACCATGTACGTTTAGATAAGGACATGCGTTTCAGCAACCCTTATACCTTCATGGCACGCGAGAAAAATATCGTGGATGATGCTTACCCGGGCGATGTTGTTGGTTTGTTTGATACCGGCAACTTCAAAATCGGAGATACCTTAACCGAAGGGGAAGAACTCTTCTTTACCGGCATCCCGAGCTTCTCCCCTGAATTATTCAAGGAGTTGGTCAATAAAGACCCGATGAAGACCAAGCAACTGGAAAAAGGTATCCGCCAATTAACAGATGAAGGCGTGGCGCAGTTATTTACCCAACACAATGGTAACCGTAAAATCATCGGTTGCGTCGGTGATCTCCAGTTCGAAGTAATTCAGTACAGGTTGCTACAAGAATATGGCGCGGCCTGCCAATTTAATACTTTGCCTTTCTATAAAGCTTGCTGGATTACCGGCGATAAGCAAAAAATTGAAGATTTTATCCGCTTCAAGGGTCAAAATATCGTGGAAGATAAAGATGGACACCTGGTTTACCTCGCTCAATCCGAATGGTATTTGAATACGGAACGCAGCAACAACCCGGATATCGAATTCCATTTTAGTTCCGAGATACATAAGTAA
- a CDS encoding tRNA1(Val) (adenine(37)-N6)-methyltransferase — MGRKGNSYFQFKRFTVHQSQCAMKVCTDASVFGAFTARFAKVSNLAMENVLDIGAGTGLLSLMLAQESPAHITAIELDPAAAQQAEDNFKNSPWADRLHLMEGAVQTVEPGKAFDLIISNPPFYEQSLQGPSAGRNRAMHAVTLSYPDLIAGVLKNLSEGGVFALLLPFAEFQRFQELAAGQHLHVHELLHLRQTPKHEYFRTIGFFRRNVAEIIAVGDLVIKNSDDKYTPTFSSLMANFYLHL, encoded by the coding sequence ATGGGAAGAAAGGGCAATTCATATTTTCAGTTCAAAAGATTTACCGTACACCAATCGCAATGCGCGATGAAGGTTTGTACCGATGCTTCGGTATTTGGCGCCTTTACCGCCAGGTTTGCCAAGGTATCTAACTTAGCGATGGAGAACGTGCTGGATATCGGCGCCGGAACGGGCTTATTGTCACTAATGCTGGCACAGGAAAGCCCCGCTCATATTACGGCGATCGAGTTAGATCCGGCCGCTGCACAACAGGCGGAGGATAATTTTAAAAACTCTCCATGGGCAGATCGCTTGCATTTAATGGAAGGTGCCGTTCAAACGGTTGAACCCGGGAAAGCATTCGATTTAATCATTAGCAATCCGCCATTTTACGAACAGTCCTTGCAGGGGCCCTCAGCGGGCCGTAACCGCGCTATGCATGCCGTAACCTTAAGTTATCCTGATTTAATAGCGGGCGTGCTAAAAAACCTGTCGGAAGGAGGCGTTTTCGCATTATTATTACCATTTGCAGAATTTCAGCGTTTCCAGGAGCTAGCTGCCGGGCAGCATTTACATGTCCATGAGCTATTACACCTAAGGCAAACGCCCAAGCATGAATATTTTAGAACCATTGGCTTTTTTAGGAGGAATGTAGCGGAAATTATCGCGGTAGGTGACCTGGTCATCAAAAATAGTGATGATAAATACACGCCTACTTTTAGCAGCTTGATGGCCAACTTTTATTTACACTTATAA
- a CDS encoding efflux RND transporter periplasmic adaptor subunit, whose amino-acid sequence MAMRLEQVIYVSLVGLALSGCTSKAEKNQANSELRTLPVTTLTVKDTVLHRSYVASIEAVQNVEIRARVDGFLDTIHVDEGKMVRKGQVLFTIGNEEYISDLAKAKAALSNVIAEAKGAALEVERVKLLVEKKVIAGSELDVAKARLAAAEAKTDEARSALNNAENKLKYTKIRAPFTGVIDRIPLKNGSLIREGTLFTTISDVHAVYAYFNVSETEYLQYIKSRKTADMDMEKVRLVLADETLYPYPGTIETIEGEFEENTGSIAFRAKFPNPKHLLKHGASGKVLLSNEVSNAILVPQKAVFEMQDKNYVFVLDQDNKVQMRNFIPRNRMKDCYLVGSGLKEGETIVAEGVLNIRDGMTIEPLKRNAESAQ is encoded by the coding sequence ATGGCTATGCGCTTAGAACAAGTGATTTATGTATCCTTGGTAGGACTCGCTTTGTCCGGCTGTACTTCCAAGGCGGAGAAAAATCAAGCTAATTCGGAATTGAGAACTTTGCCTGTCACAACTTTGACGGTCAAAGACACGGTGCTGCACCGTTCTTACGTGGCCAGTATAGAGGCTGTTCAAAACGTGGAAATTCGCGCCCGCGTTGATGGTTTCCTGGATACGATCCATGTAGATGAAGGTAAGATGGTCAGGAAGGGACAGGTCTTATTTACCATCGGCAACGAGGAATACATTTCTGATTTGGCCAAGGCCAAAGCTGCTCTTAGTAACGTGATCGCGGAGGCTAAAGGCGCCGCGCTCGAAGTGGAAAGGGTAAAACTTTTAGTTGAAAAGAAGGTCATTGCCGGATCGGAACTGGACGTGGCCAAGGCTCGCTTGGCTGCCGCCGAAGCAAAAACCGACGAGGCGCGCTCCGCTTTGAATAACGCTGAGAATAAGTTGAAATACACCAAGATCAGGGCGCCTTTTACCGGTGTGATTGACCGAATTCCTTTGAAGAATGGTAGCCTTATCCGCGAAGGAACACTGTTTACGACTATTTCCGATGTTCACGCGGTGTACGCATATTTCAACGTGTCCGAAACGGAGTATTTACAGTATATAAAATCAAGGAAAACCGCCGATATGGATATGGAAAAAGTACGGTTGGTATTGGCTGACGAGACCTTGTATCCTTATCCCGGTACGATTGAAACCATCGAGGGAGAATTTGAAGAAAATACCGGTTCAATCGCTTTCAGGGCCAAATTCCCGAATCCGAAGCACCTGCTGAAACATGGCGCCAGCGGCAAGGTGCTACTCTCGAATGAAGTATCAAACGCAATATTGGTGCCGCAAAAGGCGGTTTTCGAAATGCAGGATAAGAACTACGTGTTCGTACTGGACCAAGATAATAAGGTGCAGATGCGCAATTTCATCCCGCGTAACCGGATGAAGGATTGCTACCTGGTTGGATCAGGCTTAAAAGAGGGCGAAACAATCGTAGCGGAAGGCGTGCTCAACATCAGGGACGGTATGACCATCGAACCGCTTAAAAGGAATGCAGAAAGCGCCCAGTAG
- a CDS encoding DUF6607 family protein, with protein MLKNYVQLLSCLLLPGFVLAQSAGKQQEDREAIKNMCGCMEVSFEYAETFPSDTNYSPKGYHKIDGAIEYVALVKDEMNHIILQHLLIAGGGVIKHWTEDWIYQGRQLLRYDKDQQWVPVQLPVSSVSGQWTQKVYGVDDEPRYEGTATWVHTDGRHYWEATSDAPLPRREYTTRNDYNVMRRTNHHEITGSGSVHEQDNLKIVRAAGKDSVIVKEKGLNTYKRVDDAHCEKAIAWWKQHQEFWAKVREAWQGIYAQNKTLQLQKQYKGQSLYKTMLDLERQAFENTIRGKALDEAIQTTLQHFTSLTNDLSIKR; from the coding sequence ATGCTAAAGAATTACGTCCAATTATTATCATGCCTGCTTTTACCCGGTTTTGTATTGGCACAATCGGCAGGGAAGCAACAAGAGGATCGCGAGGCGATTAAAAATATGTGCGGCTGCATGGAGGTTAGCTTTGAATATGCCGAAACATTTCCTTCGGATACTAATTATAGCCCGAAAGGGTATCATAAAATCGATGGTGCAATAGAATATGTTGCATTAGTGAAAGATGAAATGAATCATATCATCCTGCAACATTTACTGATTGCCGGCGGTGGTGTGATCAAACATTGGACGGAAGATTGGATTTACCAAGGCCGGCAATTGTTGCGATATGATAAAGACCAACAATGGGTTCCTGTTCAATTGCCGGTCAGCTCCGTTTCCGGACAATGGACTCAAAAGGTTTACGGCGTTGACGATGAGCCGCGTTACGAAGGAACGGCTACCTGGGTGCATACCGATGGAAGGCATTATTGGGAAGCTACCAGCGATGCGCCTTTGCCGAGAAGAGAATACACAACCCGCAATGACTATAACGTGATGAGGAGAACGAACCACCATGAAATCACCGGCTCCGGTTCCGTGCATGAGCAGGATAATCTTAAGATTGTGAGAGCCGCCGGGAAAGATTCTGTCATCGTAAAAGAGAAAGGCTTGAATACTTATAAAAGAGTTGATGATGCACATTGTGAAAAGGCCATAGCTTGGTGGAAACAGCATCAAGAATTTTGGGCCAAGGTGCGGGAAGCCTGGCAAGGTATATATGCTCAAAACAAAACCTTGCAATTGCAAAAGCAATACAAGGGTCAATCATTATACAAAACGATGCTTGACTTGGAAAGGCAGGCATTCGAAAATACTATAAGGGGAAAAGCATTGGATGAAGCGATCCAAACGACATTGCAACATTTTACTTCATTAACAAACGATTTATCTATCAAGCGATAA
- a CDS encoding MarR family winged helix-turn-helix transcriptional regulator, with translation MSKTALIVLLNILKVQSLISRKFDSLSVHGLGLTDYMVLYLLSGSAEQKLRRIDLAEKTGLTASGITRVLNPLEKIGLVSRETNERDARVSYVVLTETGAKVFKEASKTAENVAVKLFPGATAKSLNSINQLLKSLGGDIEPLKEPGA, from the coding sequence ATGAGTAAAACAGCGTTAATCGTATTATTGAACATCCTGAAGGTGCAATCATTAATATCAAGAAAGTTTGATTCCCTGAGTGTACACGGCTTAGGATTAACCGATTACATGGTTTTATACCTGTTGTCGGGATCGGCAGAACAGAAGTTGCGCCGCATTGATTTGGCTGAAAAAACGGGACTTACCGCATCCGGGATCACGAGGGTATTAAATCCGTTGGAGAAAATTGGGTTGGTATCCCGGGAAACCAATGAAAGGGATGCGCGGGTGAGTTACGTGGTGCTTACCGAAACGGGGGCGAAAGTTTTTAAAGAAGCGAGTAAAACGGCGGAAAATGTCGCGGTTAAATTATTTCCCGGCGCAACTGCGAAATCGCTGAATAGCATCAACCAGCTTTTAAAATCGCTGGGTGGCGATATTGAACCATTAAAAGAACCAGGAGCATGA
- a CDS encoding HmuY family protein, whose amino-acid sequence MKKSYFIIIAFAMAGAAACSKDDDEKPDPQEPTITVQTVTNLAADTAGTGSYTLFSLEENKIIPNADSASTKWDIGFRSLNVIMNGGTSGPGATSGQIIDALYDTVMVAPADGYQVDAEGMMPIKSWYNYDFTSHLVTPLPAKVIVVKTSKGNYAKIKIYSYYKDAPENPEYTMPSRLISFHYVLNASGTREFE is encoded by the coding sequence ATGAAAAAATCCTACTTCATAATTATCGCTTTCGCAATGGCTGGTGCCGCTGCTTGTAGTAAAGATGACGATGAAAAGCCTGATCCGCAAGAGCCAACGATCACCGTGCAAACTGTTACCAACCTGGCTGCCGATACTGCCGGCACCGGTAGTTACACATTATTCAGCTTGGAAGAAAATAAGATCATCCCGAATGCTGATTCTGCAAGTACCAAATGGGATATCGGTTTCAGATCTTTGAATGTTATTATGAACGGTGGTACAAGCGGCCCGGGCGCTACCTCTGGACAAATTATCGATGCCTTGTACGATACTGTTATGGTGGCGCCGGCAGATGGCTACCAGGTGGATGCCGAAGGTATGATGCCGATTAAATCCTGGTACAATTACGATTTTACTTCCCACCTGGTGACGCCTTTACCTGCTAAGGTAATCGTGGTCAAAACCAGCAAGGGTAATTATGCTAAAATTAAAATCTACAGTTACTATAAAGACGCTCCCGAAAATCCGGAGTACACGATGCCCAGCAGGCTAATCAGTTTTCATTACGTGCTGAACGCTAGCGGTACCCGTGAATTTGAGTAA
- a CDS encoding ABC transporter permease has protein sequence MLSTLKILTNSLLMALQELRSNKLRTFLSLLGITIGIFCIIAVKTATDSLETNIRSEVAALGNNVIYIQKWPWDGGPDFPWWKYVNRPEPRFEELKQLTDRSTTVAAGTFVFDVARRKIEYGSDYIENISLLGVTYDFDKIQSMDIVAGRYFTPREATDGGNVVILGANIWQQLFPEGMTIVGTEVKVAGYKCTVIGLLKYKGSGMVDGVFGDNTVITPYKFLRKLVDERRFGDPYIMVKAKDGVSLEAMKDDIHGNMRAIRRLKPTEDDDFSLNEITAVDDDLNEMFTLLNVVGGVIAFFSLLVGGFGIANIMFVTVKERTNIIGLKKAIGAKKSIILQEFLLEAVMLCLIGGLFGLLMVLGLAAVLTSMDITVTLTLKNVVFGLSISAFVGLIAGFVPAFSASKLDPVVAIRGN, from the coding sequence ATGCTTTCTACCCTGAAAATATTAACTAACAGCTTGTTGATGGCTTTGCAGGAGCTTCGCTCTAACAAGTTGAGAACGTTTTTGTCCCTACTGGGTATCACGATCGGTATCTTTTGTATCATCGCGGTGAAAACAGCCACGGATAGCCTGGAAACTAATATCCGCAGCGAAGTGGCTGCATTAGGCAATAACGTTATTTATATACAGAAATGGCCCTGGGATGGTGGACCGGATTTCCCTTGGTGGAAATATGTAAACCGCCCGGAACCGCGCTTCGAAGAACTGAAGCAACTTACGGATCGCTCTACCACGGTGGCAGCAGGTACCTTCGTGTTCGACGTGGCCAGGCGGAAAATTGAATACGGTTCCGATTATATCGAAAATATCAGCTTACTGGGCGTTACTTACGATTTCGACAAGATCCAGAGCATGGATATCGTTGCCGGGCGCTATTTCACGCCAAGAGAAGCTACTGACGGTGGTAATGTCGTGATTCTAGGGGCCAATATTTGGCAACAACTCTTCCCCGAAGGGATGACAATCGTAGGAACCGAAGTAAAGGTGGCCGGGTATAAATGTACCGTGATCGGTTTGTTGAAATACAAGGGAAGTGGTATGGTAGATGGTGTTTTTGGAGATAATACGGTGATTACGCCTTACAAGTTTCTCAGGAAACTGGTGGATGAACGCCGCTTCGGGGATCCGTACATCATGGTGAAAGCCAAGGATGGCGTTTCGCTAGAGGCTATGAAAGATGATATACATGGTAATATGCGTGCCATCCGCAGGTTAAAACCTACGGAAGATGATGATTTCAGTTTAAACGAAATCACTGCCGTGGATGATGATTTGAACGAGATGTTTACATTGTTAAATGTCGTGGGTGGAGTGATTGCCTTCTTCTCCCTTTTGGTGGGTGGTTTCGGAATTGCCAACATCATGTTTGTGACGGTGAAGGAAAGGACAAATATCATCGGGCTAAAGAAAGCAATCGGGGCAAAGAAATCTATTATATTACAAGAATTCCTGTTAGAAGCCGTTATGCTTTGCCTGATCGGCGGTCTCTTCGGCCTGTTGATGGTATTAGGTCTTGCTGCCGTGCTTACGTCAATGGACATCACGGTGACCTTAACGCTTAAGAACGTGGTGTTCGGTTTGTCTATCTCGGCCTTCGTTGGATTAATCGCGGGTTTTGTGCCGGCATTTTCGGCGTCAAAATTAGATCCCGTTGTCGCCATCCGGGGAAATTAA
- a CDS encoding GIY-YIG nuclease family protein — MNKEKRKILREQFTSIKPTMGVLTVTNTRNNKLYVEGSINIEALINRTLFMLNSGQFELVALQNDWLEFGQDAFVFEQPVIIKHEEDKIINYRKEVERAEVLLKEQLKGKAELY, encoded by the coding sequence ATGAATAAAGAAAAAAGAAAAATATTGCGTGAGCAATTCACTTCCATAAAACCTACGATGGGTGTATTAACCGTTACAAATACCCGGAATAATAAGTTGTATGTAGAGGGAAGTATAAACATTGAAGCGCTGATCAACAGGACATTGTTCATGCTCAACAGCGGGCAGTTTGAATTGGTTGCATTGCAAAACGATTGGCTTGAGTTCGGGCAGGATGCATTTGTTTTTGAACAACCCGTGATTATAAAACATGAAGAAGATAAAATTATCAATTACCGGAAGGAGGTCGAAAGGGCGGAGGTGTTGTTGAAAGAGCAATTGAAAGGGAAAGCCGAGTTATATTGA